TAGCCTTGTAGCGTTTGCAAAATTGCAAGAATTGCTACCTGGTGCTCCGATTTCGTTTCCGTTGCAACAGCCGTTTAATGCTTTACTGGCGATCGCACTTTTAGCCGGTAGTGGTTATATGCTGTTTCACCCGGAAGATGTGCCGGTATTCCTGGCTTTGGTGGCTATTTCTAATATCCTGGGTATCATGTTTGTGCTACCGATTGGTGGCGGTGATATGCCCGTGGTAGTGTCGCTGCTTAACTCTTATTCGGGGATTGCGGCGAGTGTGGCTGGGTTCATTTTGATGAACAATATGCTGATTATTGCTGGTGCACTTGTTGGCGCGTCGGGAATCATTTTGACGCAAATTATGTGTAAGGCGATGAATCGATCGATCTCTAGCGTGTTGTTTGGCGCATTTGGTAGCGGTGGTGGTAGTGCGGCTGCTGCTGGGGTTGCTGGTGGGGCGATCGACAAAACTGTCCGCAGCATCAATCTCGAAGAAAGTGCGATGATGTTAGGCTATGCGCGATCGGTAGTAATTATTCCCGGTTACGGGATGGCTGTAGCGCAAGCCCAGCACGCGGTACGCGAGTTAGCCGACGGTTTGGAAAAAATGGGTGTTGACGTGAAATACGCGATTCACCCGGTGGCTGGGCGGATGCCGGGGCACATGAATGTGTTGCTGGCGGAAGCAAACGTGCCTTATCCGCAGTTGTACGATATGGACGATATCAACCCGCAATTTGACGAAACCGATGTTGCTTTGGTAATCGGGGCGAATGACGTGGTGAATCCGGCGGCGCGCCACGATACGGCGAGCCCGATTTACGGGATGCCGATTTTGGAGGTTGATAAGGCCAAACATACGATCGTCATTAAGCGCGGGATGAGTGCTGGTTTTTCGGGTGTTGACAACGAGTTGTTTTACAAGGATAAGACGATGATGTTGTTTGGTAGCGCTAAGGATGTGGTTGCCAAATTGGTTGCTGAGGTGAAGCAATTGTAGGATTTTTTAGGACTCAATAAAAACCCGGTTTCTCCAAGAAACCGGGTTTTTGTTTGGATTGGGTTTGGATATCAATACTCTTCAGTCGGCGGAGGCCGACTTCGTTTGTGTAGCCGCGATTTCAATCGCCGAGTATTTTTAATGCGATGATAGCTTTGATACAAATACTCTTGAGTCGGCGGAGGCCGACTTCGTTTGTGTAGCCGCGATTTCAATCGCCGAGTATCAACCGATTCTTTATTTCAGAAGGATCTGCTGTCTCAAAAAATAGTTCTAGCGCCTCGATCAGATTCCGTCGGGCTTCTTCTATATTGTCACCTTGGCTGGCAATATCAAGTTCTGGGCAAAGGGATACATATCCGTCGCCTTCTCGTTCAATGATTGCTGTAAACTGTTGTGTTGACTTCATAATTTGAAGTGGCGGACTGCCAAGCTCAAACAATTATAGTTTTACTTGATATTATATCGCATCTCTACAGGACTTATGCACTCCGACGAAGAAACCGGGTTTTTACCTAATCTGTCGGTAGCAACGAAGTATTTTCCTAAAAAACCCGGTTTCTTGCCCCATCTCTAGGACTATTTTATCTACTATAATAGCATTAAACCAATTCATGAAGCATACCCATGAACCGACAAAGAATCATCCTAGATCCGGTTTTTCCGACAGAGGAAGAAACAGAAGTTATTAAATTGTTGAATCGAGTGTTAGAGAACGAGACAGAAAATGGTGATTCGGAGAGATTAAAAGTGAAACTTGTGCAAGTTGGCAGCGAGGCGATCGCACTTCCTGAATCGCTCTATCAAATATTGCGTCAAGCTGCACATTTAATGGCTGCTGGTCGAGCCGTGTCTTTAGTGCCGATCGAGCAAGATATGACCGTTGAAGAATCTGCTATTTTGCTGAATGTATCGCAAGAGTTTTTGATTAAATTATTGACAGAAGGGGCGATTAAATATGTAAAAATAGGGTCTGAACGGCGGATTTGTTTAGGAGATTTAATGGCATATAAAAAGCAGCCTACTGTTAAACGTCGCGAGATTTTGAGAGAATTAGCTGAGTTTAGCCAAGAAGAGGAACTCAATGAGAATAGAGTATACAGCTAGCAGGCTGACTCCCTATCCTGTTGTCTTGGATTCCCTCCTAAAAAACCCGGTTTATTTTTGAAGAAACCGGGTTTTTGTTTTGGGGATTTATATCTATCTAGCGGTTCTTATCCTCGTAGTTCTTAAATAAATAGTAAACAGTCATTGGGCTGATAGTAGTGAGTAGAGTTGTGAACCATATGACACCTATAACAGCTACTTCATTTTGTCTGGCCGGTAGTATAAACCTGTAGTTTCCAGCAAGTGATGTAAAAAAGTCGAAAAAAACGCATAGAAACCAAGGTGCTATTAATGTCCATGTTCCATCACGAGCTTCATTCCAGACGTTTTTAGTAATTAGATTGAAGCAAAAAACTATAACTGTACCAACAACAGCTATTCCGTAGACTCCAAAAGTGTTATTATCAACGTTCTTGAGAGAAATAGAAAAATTTGGGCCTGCAAGTATGGATACTACTCCCATAAATGTTGTCACGAAGTCCCAGAACACTCCAACGGAAAACCCAGTGATTAAGATTTCTGATATTCCTTTATCTCTCATATATTCCTCAATTACGAATCAGTAGTAGGGTAGCAATCACGATTCCAAGCAATAATAAACAGGTTGCAAGAAAAGCAAACTTAGTATCTGGAGACAGAGCCGGTAGTTTCATCCTCAAGCTAAATCCGAATAAATTTGACTTTTTGGACTTTACCGGAGGCACTATTGGGATGTCTACGAATTCCGCCAATTGAAGGAGCGTTTGTCTCCATACTGATAACCAATAATTTCTCAAGCTATCTGGGTCATTGACACTAGGAAGATGGTTGAGTTCATCAAACATCTTTATCACTACAGTTTGATGTTGTAAAACTAGCTGCGAATTAGGTGTCAACTGTTGCTGTTTACTGGCTTCTAGACTCTGGAGAATAGCTTGATGCTGATATGACCACACTTCAAAAGCTATTTTGTACAATAGGTATAACCTAAACTTTGTAAAGCTTCCATCATTACGGTAACTATCGTCAATCTTCTTGGCCACTTTCAAACCATCTGCAACTATGACATCTAGTTGAGACCTAGCCCATTTTGTCTTTCTAATTTGTTCCAAGAGTTGAGCGATAGCACTCTCAAAAGTGTCTCCGCTATCACTATCTATAACTTGTTGATTCATAAAACCACACTGCAACTCTAACTATTTAGCCTGTTTCCCAGAGCTACTAGGATTATGTAGTCACTTACCTTTGCCGAAAATTTATTTTTTGACCAGATAGCTTTATCCATTGCTCTCTTCCCATAAAAAGTAGGGCTTACCACCAACTATCGCTACTGCTAGAGCTACTATCAGATCCGCCACTATCCCCAGAATCCCCACTTCCATAGTCACTACTTCCTGAATCGGAACTATAGCTTGAGTCTGAATCGGAACTATAGCTTGAGTCTGAATCGGAACTATAGCTTGAATCTGAATCGGAACTATAGCTTGAATCTGAATCGGAACTATAGCTTGAATCTGAATCGGAACTATAGCTTGAGTCTGAATCGGAACTATAGCTTGAATCTGAATCGGAACTATAGCTTGAATCTGAATCGGAACTATAGCTTGAGTCTGAATCGGAACTATAGCTTGAGTCTGAATCGGAACCGTAGCTTGAGTCTGAATCGGAACCGTAGCTTGAGTCTGAATCACTGCTATTGGAATCAGAACTATCACTAGATTCGGAGTCAGAGCTATCACCAAACCAACCACTGAACCAAGAGCCGCCACTATCGTCAGAATCACTGCTATTGGAATCAGAACTATCACTAGATTCGGAGTCAGAGCTATCACCGAACAAACCGCTGAACCAAGAGCCGCCACTATCGTCAGAATTACTGCTATTGGAATCAGAACTATTACTCGATTTGGAGTCAGAGCTATCACCGAACCAATTACCGAACAAATCCCAAGACCCACCACTATCTCCCGAACCGCTATCTACGGTATTTTGGTGAGATTGAAATTCAGGAGGAAGTCCCTGTGTAAAACCATTCTCTTTGACATCAGATGGATCGGCAAAGAAGATATTATCGGGAGAGATTACGAACCACTGGGTTTCATTCAAGACTTCCTTTACACGAGATCCGAAGCAGTCGGCAGTTCCATCAGAAGTAGAAAAAATTAGGGCGACTCCTCTTTCCCTTGCTAAATAAACTAGCCGTTTAGCTTGATCGACCGCATCGTCATTACTCCATTTTGATGTATAAGCTTTGCACTCTATTATCGCTACTTCATTGTCATTGTCATCACGAATAATGACATCGACTTGAGTGTTTTTTCCGTAGTCTTCCAATGTTTCATCGTAAACCAAGTTAGAGGAATCCCAAAGAGCATTTAATCCAAATTCATCTAGTTGTTGCTCTGTATACCTCTCCAAATCTTGTCCTTGCAGATAACTAGCTCTACCCCTTTCTTGATTTTCGCTAGGGGTTCTCGCCTGTGTCGCCTCTGAGCTGCTAACAGCATCATCAAAGCCGAAGGCTTCAGCGATCTCAGAGCCCATCTCAGCAACCACTTCGCCAACCCAATCGAAGAGTCCACCACTCATAGCTACTTTCTCCTTCTAACCTACGCTCCATAAGTTTCTCCTCCATATAGTAGAGTTTTCTTTCAAAAAGATAAAGACGGAAAAAGACGGATCTTTTTCACTTTCCGAATGCAAGTCGGATTTGGGCGGATATAGACGGATAAAGTCGGGTATAATAATCCTAGTTCTCTTACATCCATGCTGATGGACATTCACGAGGTATTGCAATTTGTAGATAAAGTTGTCTACGCCAAGACAGGTAAATGTCTAAATGACTTGCAGCGTGGAATTATCGAGGGAACATTGAAACAACAAAAGTATGCTGAGATTGCAGATACTTATCGTCTTACACAAGGTCACGTTAAAGATGTGGGTTACGAACTTTTGCAAATGTTATCGGATACCTTTGGTGAACCAGTGGAGAAAGGAAATCTTAAATCTGTTCTCGATCGGCAAGGAAATCTGAATATCTGGGATTGTACTATTGGTAATAGCAACATTATTGGCTACATCAATGTTTGTTCCGATCGCCCTACTGCTACCCCAGATGAAAGTCAGCCCCCGACTCCTGACTTGCGGCGCGACAAGCATCTAGCTAAGATTGAAACCATTGCCAAGTTGCGGCAGTTTGGCTTGAGCGACGAGCAAATTGCAGAGTCGCTAGAGCTAACATTGGATGAGGTGAAGCAGGTGGACTCGGAGGGGTGAGTTTGCTACAATATGATGGAGCGAACAAATATTACTTCGATAAACATGGAATAGCAAACAATGACACTGAAAGAATTAGAAAAACAACTCCTTGCCTTAACTCCCAGTGAAAAAACTCAGGCAATACAGCTATTAGTTCAAAGTTTAAGCAATAGTTCGCTGGGAATCAAAAAAACTCCCGGCGTGTGCGGTGGTGATGCTTGTGTTGGCAATACTCGGATACAAGTTTGGGTACTTGTCGGGTATCGCCGTCTCGGATGCAGCGATGCTGAACTTTTTAAGTGCTATCCCCATTTGACTGCGGCTGATTTAGTCAATGCTTGGGCTTATGCTGATGCTTACCCAGAAGAAATTGAAACAGCAATCCGAGAAAATGAGGAAGCATAAAACATGGCGCGACTTTATGCAGACGAGCAGTACCCGCTGCCAGTAGTTGAGTTTCTTCGACCTTTAGGTCATGATGTGTTAACAGTTCAACAAGCAGGAAAGGCAGGATTGGGAATTCCTGATGAGGATGTATTGGCTTTTGCTGTGAGTAATGAGCGAGCAGTTTTGACTCTCAATCGAGGGGATTTCATTCGACTGCATCGCTC
This DNA window, taken from Microcoleus sp. bin38.metabat.b11b12b14.051, encodes the following:
- a CDS encoding DUF433 domain-containing protein is translated as MTLKELEKQLLALTPSEKTQAIQLLVQSLSNSSLGIKKTPGVCGGDACVGNTRIQVWVLVGYRRLGCSDAELFKCYPHLTAADLVNAWAYADAYPEEIETAIRENEEA
- a CDS encoding type II toxin-antitoxin system HicB family antitoxin encodes the protein MKSTQQFTAIIEREGDGYVSLCPELDIASQGDNIEEARRNLIEALELFFETADPSEIKNRLILGD
- a CDS encoding excisionase family DNA-binding protein — translated: MNRQRIILDPVFPTEEETEVIKLLNRVLENETENGDSERLKVKLVQVGSEAIALPESLYQILRQAAHLMAAGRAVSLVPIEQDMTVEESAILLNVSQEFLIKLLTEGAIKYVKIGSERRICLGDLMAYKKQPTVKRREILRELAEFSQEEELNENRVYS
- a CDS encoding NAD(P)(+) transhydrogenase (Re/Si-specific) subunit beta, yielding MSDFLPSGIQLGYLVAASLFIVGLKQLGSPATARQGNVLAAIGMFIAIVGTLLEKQVVSYELITVGIIVGSILGTIMAKTVAMTDMPQMVGLLNGFGGAASALVAVGEFWRYLSIPESPTPDATITILLGVLIGGITFTGSLVAFAKLQELLPGAPISFPLQQPFNALLAIALLAGSGYMLFHPEDVPVFLALVAISNILGIMFVLPIGGGDMPVVVSLLNSYSGIAASVAGFILMNNMLIIAGALVGASGIILTQIMCKAMNRSISSVLFGAFGSGGGSAAAAGVAGGAIDKTVRSINLEESAMMLGYARSVVIIPGYGMAVAQAQHAVRELADGLEKMGVDVKYAIHPVAGRMPGHMNVLLAEANVPYPQLYDMDDINPQFDETDVALVIGANDVVNPAARHDTASPIYGMPILEVDKAKHTIVIKRGMSAGFSGVDNELFYKDKTMMLFGSAKDVVAKLVAEVKQL
- a CDS encoding DUF5615 family PIN-like protein, with product MARLYADEQYPLPVVEFLRPLGHDVLTVQQAGKAGLGIPDEDVLAFAVSNERAVLTLNRGDFIRLHRSQPNHAGIIICTQDNNWERQASRIDDAISAEETLTGKLIRVVRPQN